The Syntrophotalea acetylenivorans genome contains the following window.
GGGCGGTACGCAGAAAAGGGGGGGGCATGGCAGGGAAAATTTTCTATCGAGAACGGAAAAAATGGTAGATGGCGCCAAAACCCCGCATTACAATGTTGGTGCCGCCGCGGACGTAAACCTCAAGGTTTACAGTAAGCACATGCGGATGAGCGAACTTAAAGCAGGTCGCAGAAGCTCTTGATGCTGAGCTTGTCGCATTGAAACGCGGACCGAAACACTAACCTTGGGATGTTGGATATAATGACGGTAAAAACCGCCGCAAACATGGTGGTTTTCTTTTATTTATCTAGGTTTTGGATTATTGCCTGGTTGTAAAGGTGTGGACAGCTTTTAAGATAGTAGAGGGCGCGTCAAGAATTGTAGCGGCAATTCAAGCCAAAGTCCCGGGGCCCAAACAACGTCATTATCGCCCTGCCCACAGATGAAACTTCTCCTGCCCAGACTATCGGAACAATCTCTTGACTGACGATTAATCTTAGTCTAGATTTCCCGGTTCGATATGAGCCTAATCAGACCCTCATGCAACGTTAGTTTTTCACAGGATTACAATTGATGCTAAATGCCATTATTGTCGTGGGTATGTGTTTCTTTGCTAGCGAAGTGGTTTACCTGGAGGCTACCACCGCCTTCCAATACACCAGCAGCGAGAATACCCTCATAGAAAACTGTCAAAACCTTCTTCTTCTCCTGATGATTTCCCTTTCTGCATGGTCTGTCCGCCATCAAAAATCATTTCGCGTTTTTTTCGCTGTGCTCAGTATATTGGCCCTGGTCATGCTGATCCGTGAACAAAATAACTGGTTCAGGGATGAGTGGTTCCGGGGCGCTTGGCAGCTGGTAGTGGCAATGGTATTAATCCCTTCCGGTCTCTGGTTGTTCCGACATCGTCGACCATTCTGGGCCCAGCTGCAGGAGATTCGCCTCTACTCGGCGTCGATTATTGCCTCAGTTGGTTTCGTGATCCTGATGACCTTTGCCCGAATATTGGGCAAAAAGGAAATCTGGATCGGCATCATGGGTGAGTATTATATGCGCAGTGTCAAAATGATCGTGGAAGAGAGCCTTGAACTGCTCGGCTACAGCTTGATGTTCGCTGGCCTGCTCAGCCTGATCCTTGCCATCAATCGGACGCAACAGGTAGAAGCGGCAAGGGACTGATTGCCCAGAAAACTTGAGCCTCCTGCAAGGTCGCTTGTTGCCCTCCTCCCGTATCGTAAATCACAATTTACACAACACAAAAAGAGCCCAGCTTGAATATCAAGCTGGGCTCTTTTTGTAAATTCTTTCAGAAGTAAATCCTTGTTTGTTTAAGGATTTATTTGACAGAGATGCCAGTTGATGGCTGCAACGAGTAATGCCGATAAACAGATCATGGCGGTTAACTGCAGGGTGTAAACTTCGTGGTATGCCTTCCCCCCAATGATTCTACAGGTTGACCTGCGATATAGGTTACTTGGCAGCACCAAACACTTTTTTCAGCAGATGCGTGGTGCGGGCTCCCGGATTCTCTCGGATTTTACGTTCTTCTTCGCCGAGGATCAGGAACAGCCCGTCCAGAGCGCCATCGGTAACGTAACGATCCAGATCAAAGCTCAAACTCTCACCCAAAGGTAAGCTCTTGAGGGTTGTGTCGAGATCTTGAAAGTTTTTAGTGGCACCTACCGAGGCCAGGGAGTTGTGGACGATGGGGGAAAAGATCTCCGCCAGCCGGGGGCGGGTGCGGTCGGCAAAATAGTCTGTAGCGGCCGTGTCGCCACCGTCGAGGATTTGACGGGCGTCGTCCAGGGTCATGTCGCCGATCGCCTGCCAGAAAATTTCCTTGGCTTGCGGGGCGG
Protein-coding sequences here:
- a CDS encoding DUF4197 domain-containing protein, whose translation is MKKLSSLVLVSMGAFLFWTAIPTAEAGWGNLFEGVKGLISGGSLENKDIVAGLKEALRIGADNSVTQVGQIDGYLKNPDIHIGLPGPVAKAEKLLRFAGYGDQIDAFETSMNRAAEQAAPQAKEIFWQAIGDMTLDDARQILDGGDTAATDYFADRTRPRLAEIFSPIVHNSLASVGATKNFQDLDTTLKSLPLGESLSFDLDRYVTDGALDGLFLILGEEERKIRENPGARTTHLLKKVFGAAK